ACGTGCTCAACAAGACGATGTGGCAAGGCTACAAGCGGCGGTTGATCAAGCTCAAACTGCGATGGTAATGATTGATCGTGATTTTCTTATCACTTATGTCAACAAAGAAACCATTGATCTTTTTGGCCAACACGAGTCTAAGCTTCGGACGGTTTGGTCTGGCTTTAGAGCATCTGAAGAGTGGTTGATGGGCCGTTGTATTGATGAGTTTCATCACAATCCAGCCCATCAAAGGCAGCTACTTTCTACACCAAATAATCTTCCTTATAAAACGGATATTGATATTGCAGGTATCAAAATAGAACTTAATGTTGCTGCGATTACTGACGCGCAAGGCAACTACATCGGTAATACTCTCGAGTGGCGTGACGTCACCGAAGAGCGTGAAAAAGAGCAGGAAGTCGGTCGTTTAGCCTCGGCGGTCAAAGGCATGACGACGAACCTAATGATGGCTGACAAAGATGGCATTATTCAGTATCTCAACCCAGCATTGGCCGCGTTACTCAAGTCCAGAGAGAGTGATTTACAACAAGCGCTACCAGGATTCGATGCTAGCAATCTGGTCGGAAAAAATATTGATGTCTTCCACAAGAACCCGAGTCATCAGCGAAACATTATCAATAACCCTGACCGCTTACCGTTTAGCTCAAATATTGCCGTGGGTGGTCTTGAGTTTAATTTAACCTGTATTGCCATGCATGACGCGCAAGGCAATTACATTGGCCCAGCCTTGCAGTGGGAAGATATTACCGAGCAGCAAGATGGTCAGCGTCAGGTTGAAGCATTAATCCAACGCGCCATCTCCGGTGAGTTAAACGAGCGAATTGATACCTCTGTTTACAGTGGCTTTATGAAAGAGTTGGGGGATGGGATCAACAACCTACTTGATACCATGGTTGAGCCAATAGGCCAGTGTATTGATGTGATGAGCCGCGTGGCGGATGGGGATCTGAATACCAATATGTCGGAAGACAACAAAGGTGAATTCGGTCGTCTATCGGATGCCGTCAACACGTCAATTCTGAATCTACGTAATATGGTTGATAAGATCACTCAAGCCTCAGCACGAGTTGCTACCGCTTCTACTGAAATTGCTGAAGGCAACAATGATCTTAGTCAACGTGTAGAAGCACAGGCTTCCAATCTAGAAGAGACAGCAGCAAGCATGGAGCAGATGACGGCCACGGTTCGTCAAAATGCTGATAATGCGAAAGGAGCAAACTCTCTTGCGGAAGATGCGACTAAGAAAGCGAGTAAAGGCGGTGAGGTGGTGGGCCAAGCGGTTTCTGCAATGTCGGAGATCAATACCGCGAGCAAGAAAATTGCTGACATCATTGGTGTTATCGATGAAATTGCCTTCCAGACAAACCTATTAGCACTGAATGCCGCTGTGGAAGCTGCACGCGCTGGTGAACAAGGGCGTGGCTTTGCCGTTGTCGCGGGTGAAGTGCGTAATTTAGCGCAACGCAGTGCGGCTGCGGCTAAGGAAATCAAAGGCCTAATTAAAGACAGTGTTGAAAAAGTAGACGAAGGCTCACGATTAGTAGACGAATCAGGTGACACCTTGAGCGAAATTGTCGAGGCTGTTGAGAAGGTGACCGAACTCATCGCACAGATAGCTTCGTCTAGTGTTGAGCAATCGACTGGTATTGATGAGATAAACCGA
This DNA window, taken from Vibrio neptunius, encodes the following:
- a CDS encoding PAS domain-containing protein, encoding MEDYEPESNQGLSKDQLFSALNAAQTALMMIDRDFNITYVNQKSLDLLKMHETLFQSLWPNFRADEKSLIGYCIDGFHSNPAHQRQMLSNPSNLPYTTTIDVKDVKIELNVGAIIDGQGNYVGNTLEWADVTAAIAQQDDIARLQAAVDQAQTAMVMIDRDFNITYVNQETLKLFGKHEATLRTVWSGFTASEEWLMGRCIDEFHKNPAHQRQLLSDPSNLPYKTDIQIAELIIELNVASITDSQGNYIGNTLEWSDVTAIRAQQDDVARLQAAVDQAQTAMVMIDRDFLITYVNKETIDLFGQHESKLRTVWSGFRASEEWLMGRCIDEFHHNPAHQRQLLSTPNNLPYKTDIDIAGIKIELNVAAITDAQGNYIGNTLEWRDVTEEREKEQEVGRLASAVKGMTTNLMMADKDGIIQYLNPALAALLKSRESDLQQALPGFDASNLVGKNIDVFHKNPSHQRNIINNPDRLPFSSNIAVGGLEFNLTCIAMHDAQGNYIGPALQWEDITEQQDGQRQVEALIQRAISGELNERIDTSVYSGFMKELGDGINNLLDTMVEPIGQCIDVMSRVADGDLNTNMSEDNKGEFGRLSDAVNTSILNLRNMVDKITQASARVATASTEIAEGNNDLSQRVEAQASNLEETAASMEQMTATVRQNADNAKGANSLAEDATKKASKGGEVVGQAVSAMSEINTASKKIADIIGVIDEIAFQTNLLALNAAVEAARAGEQGRGFAVVAGEVRNLAQRSAAAAKEIKGLIKDSVEKVDEGSRLVDESGDTLSEIVEAVEKVTELIAQIASSSVEQSTGIDEINRAITTMDEMTQQNASLVEQTSAASQSLKDEGKQLIHLMNFFASDDNVASFDTSTKETRQNDNVREIRTQRVVNSGFKASEEGDEWEEF